The DNA sequence CATCCGCGGCGCGAACGATAAGCTGCAACGCCTCTTGTTCCGTCACTGTTTTTCTTCCCCCTTCACTTCACGCACGAGTGAATTGTACGCATGAATCGTATCTGGATAAATGAGCTGGCGCTTCTCAAGCAAAAACGCAATCGTATTTTTCACCGCCTGCAACAGCGCGCGATCGAGATCTTCCTCGGCGAGGCGCCTTACTTCCTCAACGCCGGGAAACTTCCTCCCCGGTTCGATATAGTCAGCCAAATAAATAATTTTTTCAAGCAGCGTCATTTCAGCTCTTCCCGATGTATGGTAGCGAATGGCATCCAGCACGTCTGGATCGTCAATGCCGACTTCCGTCTGCACCAAATAGGCGCCGACGGGCGCATGCCACAATTCACTGTTGTACGCAAGCAAGTCGTTGGGCATATTGTGCGCCAAAATGATTTGTTTCATTTCTTCAACCGGGCGGAATTTCGCATAGTCATGGAAAATGGCGGCCAATTCCGCTTTTTTCGCGTCGGCGCCATACTGGTTGGCTAGCTTAACGGCCGTTTCGACAACGCCAAGCGTATGCTCGTAGCGCTGCTCCGTCAACTGTTGTTTCACAATCAGCAACGCCTGTTCTCGCTCCATATAATCCCTTCTCCTCAATATAAAGTCTCACACCTTCCGGCACGAGGTAGCGGATCGTCTGCCCGTTTTGCACCCGCTGGCGGATAAGCGACGAAGAGACGGCAAACTGCGGCACCTCCACCTCGACGACCGGGTATGGCGTTTCCATGGAATAACCGGGGCGCTTCACCCCGACAAACGTCACAAGCTTAATCAGCTCGTCAATGCGGTGCCAGTTCGGCAAATATTCGACCATATCCGCCCCGATAATGAAATAAAACTCATCATCCGGATGCATGGCGACGAGCTGCTGGACCGTATCGTACGTATAGGAAGGCCCCTCCCGTTCAAGCTCGATCGTCTCAACACGAAAGTATGGATGACCGGCCACCGCCAACTCGAGCATGCGGAGCCGATCCTCGCTTTTCGTCACTTGTTCGTGCTGCTTATGGGGAGGAAGGCGGTTGGGCAGAAACCAAATTTGTGACAACTCAAGGGCGTCAAGCACTTCATTCGCCATAATCAAATGGCCGTAATGGGGCGGATCGAACGTTCCGCCGAGAATCCCGATTTTTCCCATCTTCCTTCCCCCCGCCGTTTCATCTTGGCCGCGCCGCTTGTCAGTCAGGCAAAACGATTTGTTTGTGTTCTTTCGACTCTTTGTATAAGACGATCGTATTGCCGATCACTTGCACAAGTTCGGCCCCCGTCCCGGCTGCCAGCTGCTCAGCGACGGTGTAGCGGTCTTCTTCGCAGTTTTGCAACACGCTCACTTTCAACAGTTCGCGCGCCTCCAGCGCTGCGGCAATTTGTTTCGTCATCTCTTCGGTGACGCCGCCTTTGCCGACTTGGAAAATCGGCTTGATATGATGAGCTTGCGCCCGCAAAAACCGTTTTTGTTTTCCCGTCAGCATATGTTACCTCCTTAACGCTTCGATGACAAGCTGTTTCATCCGGTTGACATCCGGCCATTGGCCGGTCCATTTTTCAAACGCTAGCGCTCCCTGGTACACGAGCATGCCGACGCCGTTTTGCACACGAGCGCCGCGTGCTTTCGCTTCCTTCAGCCACTTCGTTTCAAGCGGGTTGTAAATGATATCCGATACGATCGTCCCCGGCTGCAGCCGTTCAAGGGAAAGCGGCTGCGCCTCGACACGCGGATGCATGCCGACAGAAGTGGTATTGATCATAATATCGTATTCGTCAAGCCGCGTTTCCGCCTCGGCGAGTGAAAAATACGCCGAGCGGCCATCCTCCCCTTCGCGCACGAGCTGCTCCGCCTTTTCCGCCGTCCGGTTGGTCATATCGATGCGCTTGGCTGCCGTCGACAGCAACGAAAAGTAAATGCCGCGCGCCCCGCCGCCAGCGCCGATCACCAAAATCCGCTTGCCGTCGAGACTGACGTCCATTTCCTCCTCGAGCGCCTTGACGTAGCCAGGTCCGTCCGTATTATAGCCGACGAGCCGGCCGTTGTCATTGACGATTGTATTTACCGCCCCGATGCGGCGCGCATGTTCGTCCACTTCGTCCAAAAACGGAATAACCGCCATTTTATGTGGAATCGTCACGTTCACGCCAGCGATGCCGAGCGCACGAACACCAGCAAGCGCCGCCCCGACTTGCCCCGGCTCGACGGAAAACAAATGATAGCGCGCCGGAATGCCCAAACAGGCGAATGCATCATTATGCATGAGCGGCGACAGCGAGTGCTCGACGGGAAACCCAATCAACCCGTATACCTTTTCCACGTTTCTCCCCCTCCCGCTTTCCATTAAATCAACGATTGACGGATAAATACATCGACCCCTTTTGGAGCATGGACGACAAGCTGAGCTCCCGGGTCGTTGCACGTCACCCAG is a window from the Geobacillus stearothermophilus ATCC 12980 genome containing:
- the aroE gene encoding shikimate dehydrogenase encodes the protein MEKVYGLIGFPVEHSLSPLMHNDAFACLGIPARYHLFSVEPGQVGAALAGVRALGIAGVNVTIPHKMAVIPFLDEVDEHARRIGAVNTIVNDNGRLVGYNTDGPGYVKALEEEMDVSLDGKRILVIGAGGGARGIYFSLLSTAAKRIDMTNRTAEKAEQLVREGEDGRSAYFSLAEAETRLDEYDIMINTTSVGMHPRVEAQPLSLERLQPGTIVSDIIYNPLETKWLKEAKARGARVQNGVGMLVYQGALAFEKWTGQWPDVNRMKQLVIEALRR
- the yqeK gene encoding bis(5'-nucleosyl)-tetraphosphatase (symmetrical) YqeK; the protein is MEREQALLIVKQQLTEQRYEHTLGVVETAVKLANQYGADAKKAELAAIFHDYAKFRPVEEMKQIILAHNMPNDLLAYNSELWHAPVGAYLVQTEVGIDDPDVLDAIRYHTSGRAEMTLLEKIIYLADYIEPGRKFPGVEEVRRLAEEDLDRALLQAVKNTIAFLLEKRQLIYPDTIHAYNSLVREVKGEEKQ
- a CDS encoding nicotinate-nucleotide adenylyltransferase translates to MGKIGILGGTFDPPHYGHLIMANEVLDALELSQIWFLPNRLPPHKQHEQVTKSEDRLRMLELAVAGHPYFRVETIELEREGPSYTYDTVQQLVAMHPDDEFYFIIGADMVEYLPNWHRIDELIKLVTFVGVKRPGYSMETPYPVVEVEVPQFAVSSSLIRQRVQNGQTIRYLVPEGVRLYIEEKGLYGARTGVADCETTVDGAALRAYAWRCRNGR
- the yhbY gene encoding ribosome assembly RNA-binding protein YhbY, yielding MLTGKQKRFLRAQAHHIKPIFQVGKGGVTEEMTKQIAAALEARELLKVSVLQNCEEDRYTVAEQLAAGTGAELVQVIGNTIVLYKESKEHKQIVLPD